The DNA window CTCATTTCGCCAAGGGTAACTCTTCTTCTAGCGGCTTCGATGCATAGTGCCAACAGGTTTCCTTTTCCTGTTTTTGCACTTTCACGGATGTCGTTTAAGATTTCGGTTACAGCGTCGGGGTTTCTTTCTGTTTTTATCGTGTTTAGTCTTTCGATCTGCTTTCTTCGAACTTCGGTGTTATCAATGTCCAGAATCTCGATGGCATCTTGTTTTAAAGCTGATCTGAAAGAGTTTACTCCGATGATAAATTCTTCACCACTATCAATCTTAGCCTGCTTTTTGGCCGCTGCTTCTTCGATTCTCATTTTTGGAATCCCTGCTTCAATAGCTTTGGTCATCCCACCTTCCTGTTCTACCTCATCGATATACCTCATCGCTTCTTCAATCATCTGCTGGGTAAGGCTTTCTACCAAGTTGCTTCCTCCCATAGGATCTACCACATCGCATATTCCGCTTTCCTGCTGGAGAATGATCTGTGTATTTCTGGCAATTTTTGCTGAATAATCTGTTGGAAGAGCAATAGCTTCATCTAATGCATTGGTGTGCAGTGATTGTGTTCCTCCTAATGCTGAAGACAGTGCTTCTATAGCTGTTCTGGTAATATTATTGAACGGCTCCTGCTCGGTCAGTGACCAACCGGAAGTCTGTGAATGTGTTCTTAGTGCTAACGATTTTGGATTCTGAGGGTTAAATTGCTTTAAAAGGGTTGCCCAGATATATCTTGCGGCCCTCATTTTAGCAATTTCCATGAAGTGATTCATCCCTATAGCCCAGAAGAATGAAAGTCTTGGAGCGAAATCATCTACGTTCATTCCCGCTTTGATACCGGTTCTTACGTATTCGAGGCCGTCTGCTAATGTATAGGCCATTTCCAGTACCGGAGTTGCTCCGGCTTCCTGCATATGATATCCTGAAATGGAAATAGAATTGAATTTGGGAATGTTCTGAGCAGTATATTCAAAAATATCTGCAATGATCTTCATAGAAGGTGCCGGTGGATAGATATAGGTATTTCTCACCATGAATTCCTTTAGAATATCATTCTGAATGGTTCCTGAAAGCAGTTCCTGCTTTACCCCTTGTTCTTCAGCAGCTACGATATAAAATGACAAAATAGGAAGTACGGCACCGTTCATTGTCATGGAAACGGAGATCTGATCCAAGGGAATTTCGTTGAAAAGGATCTTCATATCTTCAACGGAATCAATGGCTACCCCTGCTTTTCCTACGTCACCAACTACTCTTGTGTGGTCAGAGTCATATCCTCTGTGTGTAGCAAGATCGAAAGCTACTGAAAGACCTTTCTGTCCTGCGGCAAGATTTCTTCTGTAAAAAGCATTGGATTCTTCTGCCGTAGAAAACCCTGCATACTGGCGGATCGTCCATGGTTTCTGAACATACATCGTGGAATACGGCCCTCTTAAGTAGGGTTCAATTCCCGGAGAAGTCTGTGTTAATTCTTTATTTTTAACATCTTTTTTTTCATAAGATGATTTAAGCTCCAGTCCGTCTTTTTCAAAGTTGTAGATCTCTCTTTCCTGAGGTAATACACTAAAATCCGGAGTTTTCACAGAAATTGTCTTTCGCATTCCAATAATTTTTGTCTCCGTAAAGTTAATTTTTTTGAACGAAACATGAAACTTCTGTTAACAATCAGTTTTTGTGTATTTTAACCAAAGAAAAAGGCCGGACAAATGCCCGGCCTCTACATAATTTATTTAATCTGTTTACTTTTTTATAAACCTGATTTTACACTTTAGAATTACAATTTGATTCCCATTTCATATAGTGCAAAAGACAGAAGATCAGCATTCTCTCCAATCACCTGATCGGTTGCTCTTCCGGCACCATGTCCTGCGTTCTTTTCGATTCTTAATAAAATAGGATTTTTGCATGCCTGTTTTTCCTGAAGTTCTGCTCCAAATTTGAATGAATGTGCCGGAACTACCCTGTCATCATGATCACTGGTTATAATCATGGTGGATGGATAGCAAGTTCCTGCTTTTACGTTATGTACAGGAGAATAAGATTTAAGATATTCAAACATTTCCTTGCTGTCTTCTGCTGTTCCGTAATCGTACGCCCAGCCAGCTCCGGCAGTGAATTTATTATATCTCAACATATCCAACACTCCTACTCCCGGGAAGGCTACCTTAGCAAGATCAGGACGCATCGTCATTGTGGCTCCTACCAACAAACCTCCGTTTGATCTTCCGGAAAGCGCCATATATTCTTTGGATGTATAGCCTTTACTTTGAAGGTATTCTCCTGCTGCAATAAAGTCTTCAAAAACATTTTTCTTCTGCTGCTTTGTTCCTGCATCATGCCATTTTTTGCCATACTCTCCTCCTCCACGGATGTTCGGAACGGCATAAATACCCCCATTTTCCATCCAGATTGCATTCACTACAGAGAAAGAAGGTTGTAAGCTGATATTAAATCCTCCGTAAGAATAGAGAATGGTAGGGTTTTTACCATCCAGCTTTGTCCCTTTCTTATAGTTGATCATCATAGGAACTTTTGTTCCGTCTTTTGAAGTATAAAAGACCTGTTCTGATACATAATCATCCGGGTTAAACTTCACTTTGGGTTTCTGGTATACTTCTGATTTTCCGGAATCTGCATTAAATTTATAGGTTGTTCCCGGAGTGATATAGTTACTGAAAGAGTAATAAACATCCTTCTCCTTTTCCTTTCCTCCGAATCCGGAAATGTTTCCTTTGCCCGGAAGTGCAATTTCTCTGATTAATTTTCCTGTTTTATCAAATTGTTTTACCTTATCAATGGCATCAACCATATACGTTGCGAAGAAATATCCTCCGCCGGAAGAAATTCCTAACACATTGTCTGTTTGCGGGATTACATCTTTCCAGGTTTCAGGAGCCGGATTGGTGATGGTCGTTTTTACAAGACGCATATTCGGAGCATCTTTATCTGTAAAAATAAAAAGATCATCTCCCTGAGTATCTACAATATTAGCGTTGATATCAAATCCTTTTACCAACTGTACAAAGTCTCCTCCTTTCTTTAAATCTTTAACGTACAGCTCGTTTCCGTTAGTAGCATTTGCAGCGGAAATAATCAGGTATCTCTGATCCTCAGAAACACTTGCTCCCAGATATCTTCTAGGGGTCTTTTCACCACCAAAGATCAATTTGTCTTCAGATTGCTTTGTACCCAACTTATGAAAATACACTTTGTGCTTATCCGTCATTCCTGAAAGCACGGTACCTTCTTTCGGTTTATCGTAGCTTGAATAATAGAATCCTTCGTCATTTTGCCAGGCGATTCCACTAAACTTTACGTCCAGTAATGTTTCATCAATCTGCTTTTTAGTAACGGCATCAAGAATGATAATTTTATTCCAGTCACTTCCGCCTTCAGAAATAGAATAAGCGGCAAGGTTTCCCTTTTTGTTAAAAGAAAGGTTAGAAAGAGATGTTGTCCCTTTTTCTGAGAATTTATTGGGATCTAAAAATACCTCTGTCGCCTTAGTTTTATTATTTGTTCTATACAACACAGATTGTGCCTGTAAACCATCATTCTTTGAATAATATGTGTAATCTCCTTCTTTAAAAGGTGCTGAAATTTTTTCGTAATTCCAGATTTCTTTCAGTTGGTTTTTAATTTTATCTCTGAATGGAATTTTTGCAAGATAATTTTGGCTGTAAGCTACTTCTTCATCTACCCATTTCTTAGTTGCTTGAGAGTCGTTTTCCAGGTCTCTGAAAGGATCTGCCACTGCACTTCCGAAGTAAGTATCAGTCTGGCCTCCTTTTAATGCTTTCGGATAATTCATTGTTTGAGAATAAAAAGATGCTGAAAACAAAACTCCAGCAGTTAATAACAAAGGTTTCAAATTCATAGTGAACGGTTTTTCTCAAAATTACGCAAAGTATGCGAAATAAAAAAAGCCCCGAAAAACGGGACTATTATTGGATCTATTTTTAGGATATTATTCTTTGGGGCCAAAGCTTTCAAAGTAGAAATCGGTAAGCCCGGTAACAATTTCATCAGGACCTCCGTTCCAGTAGTAGATTTTATCTCCTTCCTTCAGTTCGTACAGTTTAAATTCCTGATCTATGGTCACCGTTTTATCTGCATTCTTAAAATCCTTTGCAGCTTCAACCAGATATTTTTTCATATAGTCAGCTTTTATCTTTTTAAGATCTCCGGACGGAGAGGGAGACAACTTTGAAGGGACCTGAAAACTTACGGAATAGGTAATTTCGGCAATTTTCTGACCCTCAACATATTCATTAGGGACAACTTTTATATTTTTTACCGTCAGTTTTCCGGTTTTAAAGTTCGCCAGCATGCCCCTGAAATAATCTTCAGCTTCTTTTTTACATGCAGCGGCAGTTGCCTTAGGAAAAGCGGCAAGAAAATTCTCTACACTTGTATTCATCATCTCCTCTGAACTTTCTTTAAAATTAACCTGAT is part of the Chryseobacterium lactis genome and encodes:
- a CDS encoding prolyl oligopeptidase family serine peptidase — encoded protein: MNLKPLLLTAGVLFSASFYSQTMNYPKALKGGQTDTYFGSAVADPFRDLENDSQATKKWVDEEVAYSQNYLAKIPFRDKIKNQLKEIWNYEKISAPFKEGDYTYYSKNDGLQAQSVLYRTNNKTKATEVFLDPNKFSEKGTTSLSNLSFNKKGNLAAYSISEGGSDWNKIIILDAVTKKQIDETLLDVKFSGIAWQNDEGFYYSSYDKPKEGTVLSGMTDKHKVYFHKLGTKQSEDKLIFGGEKTPRRYLGASVSEDQRYLIISAANATNGNELYVKDLKKGGDFVQLVKGFDINANIVDTQGDDLFIFTDKDAPNMRLVKTTITNPAPETWKDVIPQTDNVLGISSGGGYFFATYMVDAIDKVKQFDKTGKLIREIALPGKGNISGFGGKEKEKDVYYSFSNYITPGTTYKFNADSGKSEVYQKPKVKFNPDDYVSEQVFYTSKDGTKVPMMINYKKGTKLDGKNPTILYSYGGFNISLQPSFSVVNAIWMENGGIYAVPNIRGGGEYGKKWHDAGTKQQKKNVFEDFIAAGEYLQSKGYTSKEYMALSGRSNGGLLVGATMTMRPDLAKVAFPGVGVLDMLRYNKFTAGAGWAYDYGTAEDSKEMFEYLKSYSPVHNVKAGTCYPSTMIITSDHDDRVVPAHSFKFGAELQEKQACKNPILLRIEKNAGHGAGRATDQVIGENADLLSFALYEMGIKL
- the scpA gene encoding methylmalonyl-CoA mutase, whose product is MRKTISVKTPDFSVLPQEREIYNFEKDGLELKSSYEKKDVKNKELTQTSPGIEPYLRGPYSTMYVQKPWTIRQYAGFSTAEESNAFYRRNLAAGQKGLSVAFDLATHRGYDSDHTRVVGDVGKAGVAIDSVEDMKILFNEIPLDQISVSMTMNGAVLPILSFYIVAAEEQGVKQELLSGTIQNDILKEFMVRNTYIYPPAPSMKIIADIFEYTAQNIPKFNSISISGYHMQEAGATPVLEMAYTLADGLEYVRTGIKAGMNVDDFAPRLSFFWAIGMNHFMEIAKMRAARYIWATLLKQFNPQNPKSLALRTHSQTSGWSLTEQEPFNNITRTAIEALSSALGGTQSLHTNALDEAIALPTDYSAKIARNTQIILQQESGICDVVDPMGGSNLVESLTQQMIEEAMRYIDEVEQEGGMTKAIEAGIPKMRIEEAAAKKQAKIDSGEEFIIGVNSFRSALKQDAIEILDIDNTEVRRKQIERLNTIKTERNPDAVTEILNDIRESAKTGKGNLLALCIEAARRRVTLGEMSDAMEETFGRYKANIKTISGVYAMNAGKNEYFEKALNLTQKFEEEEGRRPRIMVAKMGQDGHDRGAKVVATAFADMGFDVDVAPLFQTPEEVAKQAVENDIHILGVSSLAAGHKTLVPQVVGELKKLGADDVAIVVGGVIPQQDYEFLYANGADFIFGPGTNLPKCAVEILERLLAQSSDQ